The following proteins are encoded in a genomic region of Lachnospiraceae bacterium KM106-2:
- a CDS encoding alpha-galactosidase, giving the protein MKTQKEYQFGDMLVRYVTDDSGKKMGLMLLPLGMNNESGAKVQEIDSLAQIKLVGDQYPSAYAQGITMRNSGTIDRFVFSKQYIEVRDKKTDVITEFSDERGYQLRHHLIYLKGTSYFRSYTELINNSLETVTLEMLSSFSLSGITPFIEGDAYEQMKLCRIRSSWSQEGRLEEIPFEDLQLEPSWAKCHAVRCERFGQAGSMPVNKFFPFAAIKDCANKVYWGAMIAHGGSWQMEVYRKDEGIAFSGGLADREFGHWMKQVLPSESFITPEAILSVAHMDSIDEFSSRLTEAEDENELEEPMIERDLPIIFNEYCTTWGNPSEKNIKEILSKIKGKGFTYFVIDCGWFKSPEYPWDTSMGDYEISKELFPNGLDQVVKEIRDCDMHPGIWFEIENVGKNAKVFQETDHLLQRDGTVLSTQDRRFFDMQDPWVKEYLSRKVIGLLKQYGFEYMKVDYNDTIGLGCDGYESLGEGLRKSVEGTYDFMKMVKEELPEIVLENCASGGHRLEPLFMSLFSMASFSDAHECKEIPVIAANLHRVIQPRKSQIWCVIRKDDSLKRIAYSIVNTFLGRMCISGDVTELSAEQWKVIDNGIAFYKQAEEIIRKGQSYLYGTKIKSIRHLSGWQGVVRVGTNQKILVVLHHFEKNQNQAIKVPLPEQVSGRILSAFSATGNDQVTIQKKELVWTPKEDYEAIAFIVK; this is encoded by the coding sequence ATGAAAACACAAAAAGAGTACCAGTTTGGGGATATGCTGGTTCGTTATGTCACTGATGATAGTGGCAAGAAAATGGGACTTATGTTACTGCCATTGGGGATGAACAATGAGAGTGGCGCTAAAGTGCAGGAAATTGATAGCCTTGCACAGATTAAATTGGTTGGAGATCAGTATCCATCAGCTTATGCGCAGGGGATTACAATGCGTAACAGTGGTACAATTGACCGATTTGTATTTTCAAAACAGTACATAGAAGTAAGAGATAAAAAGACAGATGTTATCACAGAATTTAGTGATGAAAGAGGATATCAGCTTCGCCATCATCTGATCTACTTGAAAGGAACGTCCTATTTTCGTTCCTATACAGAATTAATAAATAATAGTTTAGAAACGGTAACGTTAGAGATGCTATCAAGTTTTTCACTAAGTGGGATCACACCTTTTATCGAGGGGGATGCCTATGAGCAGATGAAACTTTGTCGAATCCGCAGTAGCTGGAGCCAAGAAGGTCGATTAGAAGAAATTCCATTTGAGGATTTACAATTGGAGCCATCCTGGGCAAAATGTCATGCAGTTAGATGCGAGCGCTTTGGACAGGCGGGATCAATGCCAGTAAATAAGTTTTTCCCATTTGCAGCGATTAAAGACTGTGCCAACAAGGTATACTGGGGTGCGATGATCGCACATGGCGGCTCTTGGCAGATGGAAGTATATCGAAAGGATGAAGGGATCGCTTTTAGCGGAGGCCTTGCAGATCGAGAATTTGGTCATTGGATGAAACAAGTATTACCAAGTGAAAGCTTTATCACGCCTGAGGCAATCCTTTCTGTAGCACATATGGATTCCATCGATGAATTCAGCAGTCGATTAACAGAAGCGGAAGACGAGAATGAGTTAGAGGAACCTATGATCGAACGTGATCTTCCAATTATTTTTAATGAATACTGTACGACTTGGGGAAATCCATCTGAGAAGAATATTAAAGAGATCCTTTCTAAGATTAAGGGGAAAGGATTCACCTATTTTGTGATCGATTGTGGTTGGTTTAAATCACCGGAATATCCATGGGACACTTCCATGGGTGATTATGAAATCTCAAAGGAGTTATTTCCAAATGGATTAGATCAAGTAGTAAAAGAGATCCGTGACTGTGATATGCATCCTGGAATCTGGTTTGAAATCGAAAATGTTGGCAAGAATGCGAAGGTATTTCAAGAGACAGATCATCTATTACAGAGAGATGGTACCGTACTTTCGACACAAGATCGAAGATTCTTTGATATGCAGGATCCTTGGGTGAAAGAATATTTATCAAGAAAAGTAATTGGTTTGTTAAAGCAATATGGATTTGAATATATGAAAGTGGATTATAATGATACGATCGGACTGGGATGTGATGGCTATGAGTCATTAGGTGAAGGATTGAGAAAGAGCGTAGAGGGAACTTATGATTTTATGAAAATGGTAAAAGAGGAGTTGCCAGAAATCGTATTGGAAAACTGTGCTTCTGGCGGACATCGACTGGAACCATTGTTTATGTCACTTTTTAGTATGGCGTCTTTTTCTGATGCTCATGAGTGTAAAGAGATTCCGGTCATCGCAGCTAATCTTCATCGAGTGATCCAGCCACGTAAGAGTCAGATCTGGTGTGTGATTCGAAAAGACGATTCCCTAAAGCGAATCGCTTATTCTATTGTAAATACATTTTTAGGTCGTATGTGTATTTCGGGTGATGTGACTGAATTATCGGCAGAGCAATGGAAGGTGATCGATAATGGTATCGCATTTTATAAACAAGCTGAAGAAATTATTAGAAAAGGACAGTCTTATCTATATGGAACAAAGATAAAGAGTATTCGTCATTTGAGCGGATGGCAAGGAGTTGTGAGAGTTGGAACCAATCAGAAGATCTTAGTCGTATTGCATCATTTTGAAAAAAATCAAAATCAAGCAATCAAAGTTCCTTTGCCAGAGCAAGTATCAGGAAGAATTCTTAGCGCATTTTCTGCAACAGGAAATGATCAGGTTACGATACAAAAGAAAGAATTAGTCTGGACTCCGAAAGAAGATTATGAGGCAATTGCATTTATCGTAAAATAA
- a CDS encoding D-3-phosphoglycerate dehydrogenase → MKIVFLEESTLGQVDLSCFDQLGEVVRYDNTTIEEASDRVEDADILIVNKLPMDERTLSNAKKLKYIAVTATGTNIIDLDYMKKRNIVVSNVAGYSTQSVAQHTFAMLFYVLEQLSYYDDYVKTGGYVKSPIFTHVKQPFFQISGKTWGIIGLGEIGREVASVAKAFGCRVIYYSASGRNHNPNYEQVDFETLLKESDVISIHAPLTEKTHHLMDLSAFRQMKSHAILVNVGRGPIIVEEDLAVAIEEGIIGGAALDVLDVEPMKENHPLLNLKNENRLLITPHIAWASDIARETLMKEVFENVSAYLNGEDRNLVTR, encoded by the coding sequence ATGAAAATAGTGTTTTTAGAAGAGAGTACCCTAGGGCAAGTTGATCTATCTTGTTTTGATCAGTTAGGTGAAGTGGTTCGCTATGATAATACCACAATTGAGGAGGCATCCGATCGTGTTGAAGATGCAGATATCCTCATTGTAAATAAATTACCGATGGATGAGAGAACACTTTCGAATGCCAAGAAGTTAAAATATATAGCAGTAACAGCTACAGGTACGAATATCATAGATCTTGATTATATGAAGAAGAGAAATATTGTAGTTTCTAATGTCGCTGGATATTCCACACAATCAGTTGCACAGCATACGTTTGCCATGTTGTTTTATGTGTTAGAGCAGTTATCGTATTATGATGACTATGTAAAGACAGGTGGCTATGTAAAAAGCCCAATCTTTACTCATGTAAAACAACCATTTTTTCAGATTAGCGGAAAGACTTGGGGAATTATCGGACTTGGTGAGATTGGACGAGAGGTTGCATCGGTCGCGAAAGCATTTGGCTGCCGCGTCATCTATTATTCTGCATCGGGAAGAAATCATAATCCGAATTATGAGCAGGTTGATTTTGAGACTTTATTAAAAGAATCTGATGTAATATCGATCCATGCCCCATTGACGGAGAAGACACATCATCTTATGGATTTATCTGCATTTAGACAGATGAAATCACATGCGATCTTAGTGAATGTGGGAAGAGGACCGATCATTGTAGAAGAGGATCTAGCTGTAGCGATTGAAGAAGGTATCATTGGCGGAGCTGCCTTAGATGTATTGGATGTGGAACCGATGAAAGAAAACCATCCTCTTTTAAATTTAAAAAATGAAAACCGACTTTTGATCACACCACACATTGCATGGGCAAGTGATATTGCAAGAGAGACACTCATGAAAGAAGTATTTGAGAATGTTTCGGCATATTTAAATGGTGAAGACAGAAATCTAGTGACGAGATAG
- a CDS encoding imidazoleglycerol-phosphate dehydratase, whose translation MDTRVSTIKRKTKETEIELTLNMDGSGKAEIQTGIGFFDHMLNSFARHGFFDLSVKVKGDLEVDCHHTIEDVGIVLGKAIKEAIGDKKGICRYGNFYLPMDETLCLCALDLSGRPYFVFDADFTSERVGTMDTEMVREFFYAISYSAEMNLHIKKEYGSNNHHLIEAIFKAFAKALDAATQLDPRITDVLSTKGAL comes from the coding sequence ATGGATACTAGAGTTTCTACGATCAAGCGAAAAACAAAGGAAACAGAGATAGAACTAACATTGAATATGGATGGCAGCGGCAAGGCTGAAATTCAGACAGGGATCGGATTCTTCGATCATATGTTGAATAGTTTTGCCAGACATGGATTCTTTGACCTTTCTGTTAAGGTAAAAGGTGATTTAGAAGTAGATTGTCATCATACCATAGAAGATGTGGGGATTGTATTAGGCAAGGCAATTAAAGAGGCAATAGGAGATAAAAAAGGAATCTGTCGTTATGGTAATTTTTATTTACCGATGGATGAAACCTTATGTCTCTGTGCATTAGATTTATCCGGAAGACCTTATTTTGTCTTTGATGCCGACTTTACATCAGAACGTGTTGGAACTATGGACACAGAGATGGTGCGAGAATTTTTCTACGCAATCTCATATTCCGCAGAAATGAACTTACATATTAAAAAAGAATATGGAAGCAATAATCATCATTTGATCGAGGCAATCTTTAAAGCCTTTGCTAAGGCATTAGATGCAGCAACTCAACTAGATCCAAGAATTACAGATGTTCTTTCTACAAAAGGGGCTTTATAA
- a CDS encoding phosphoribosyl-AMP cyclohydrolase: MSCKKIIPFINAREKEQKDVLDLAVRYANEGADELYIYNYTKDEAQHESFIRFMIELMKEVDIPVLMGLHVKKLEDVKKALYTGAHYVVINYNLTNDKSLIKEATSRFGEDKILVELDYNKGNVNESVIKSNEAMKVFGFILKHVTISDEFDDVVNKIEIPVIVRDSLHINNIVGILSYPQVIGIASDLFENKNILKVKSDLLEHNIPINTYESTMKFSEFKLNSDGLIPVVTQDYQTNEVLMVAYMNEEAFDQTISTGKMTYFSRSRQKLWIKGETSGHFQYVKSLTIDCDNDTMLAKVKQIGAACHTGNRSCFFTELVKKEYDDTNPLTVFQDVYDVIMDRKSHPKEGSYTNYLFDKGIDKILKKCGEEATEIVIAAKNPDAEELKYEISDFLYHMMVLMAECGLDWNDVVKELAHRR; the protein is encoded by the coding sequence ATGTCATGCAAAAAAATCATTCCCTTTATCAATGCTAGGGAGAAAGAGCAAAAGGATGTGCTCGACTTGGCGGTTCGCTATGCCAATGAAGGTGCCGATGAACTATATATTTATAACTATACGAAGGATGAAGCACAACATGAGTCTTTCATCCGATTTATGATCGAGCTAATGAAAGAAGTCGATATTCCTGTGTTAATGGGATTGCATGTAAAGAAGCTAGAAGATGTGAAAAAAGCACTTTATACAGGCGCTCACTATGTTGTGATCAATTATAACTTAACAAACGATAAATCTTTGATTAAAGAGGCGACCAGTCGCTTTGGTGAGGATAAAATCCTAGTGGAGTTGGATTATAACAAAGGAAATGTCAATGAGAGTGTTATCAAGTCGAATGAGGCAATGAAAGTATTTGGATTTATTTTAAAACATGTAACGATCTCAGATGAGTTCGATGATGTAGTTAATAAGATCGAAATTCCAGTAATTGTGAGAGATAGTTTACATATTAACAATATTGTAGGCATTTTGTCTTATCCGCAAGTGATCGGCATCGCATCTGACTTATTCGAAAATAAAAATATTTTAAAAGTAAAATCGGATTTATTAGAGCATAATATTCCTATAAACACATATGAAAGCACTATGAAATTTTCAGAATTCAAATTAAATTCTGATGGTCTGATTCCAGTTGTAACCCAGGATTATCAAACAAATGAGGTGTTGATGGTTGCATATATGAATGAGGAAGCTTTTGACCAAACGATCAGTACAGGTAAGATGACTTACTTTAGTAGAAGCAGACAAAAGCTCTGGATCAAGGGAGAGACAAGCGGACATTTTCAGTATGTAAAATCTTTGACAATCGATTGTGATAATGATACAATGTTAGCAAAAGTAAAACAAATTGGTGCTGCTTGCCACACAGGGAATCGGAGTTGTTTCTTTACAGAACTTGTGAAGAAAGAATACGATGATACGAATCCATTAACAGTATTTCAGGATGTTTATGATGTCATTATGGATCGCAAATCTCATCCAAAAGAAGGTTCTTATACCAACTACCTGTTCGACAAGGGAATCGACAAGATTCTTAAAAAATGCGGAGAGGAAGCAACCGAGATAGTCATTGCGGCTAAGAATCCAGATGCAGAAGAACTTAAATATGAAATATCTGATTTCCTTTATCACATGATGGTCTTAATGGCTGAATGTGGTTTGGATTGGAATGATGTAGTGAAAGAATTGGCGCATCGCAGATAA
- a CDS encoding histidinol dehydrogenase, whose amino-acid sequence MRIIKLDESQKKNLLEDLLKRSPNNYTEYEATVNEIIQKVRQNRNQAIFSYTEQFDHAKINEDNILVTEEEIEKAYRMVAPELIAVIKKALVNIRDYHAKQKQYSWFDSKPDGTLLGQKVSALSQVGVYVPGGKAVYPSSVLMNVVPAKVAGVDKIIMTTPPDANGDVYPTTLVAAKEAGVDEIYKVGGAQAIAALAFGTESIPKVDKIVGPGNIFVALAKKAVYGHVSIDSIAGPSEILVLADETANPKFVAADLLSQAEHDELASAILVTTSQELAEKVSAEVDQFVQKLSRKAILEKSLENYGYILIADQMEDAISITNEIASEHLEIVTKDPFQVMTKIRNAGAIFLGEYSSEPLGDYFAGPNHVLPTNGTAKFFSPLGVDDFIKKSSIISYSKEALEPIHKDIIQFAKSEQLTAHANSIAVRFGEEI is encoded by the coding sequence ATGAGAATCATAAAATTAGATGAATCGCAGAAAAAGAATTTATTAGAAGATTTATTAAAGAGAAGTCCTAATAATTATACGGAATATGAAGCAACTGTCAATGAGATCATTCAAAAGGTAAGACAAAATCGAAATCAGGCTATTTTTTCATACACAGAACAATTTGATCATGCAAAGATCAATGAAGATAATATCTTAGTAACTGAGGAAGAGATTGAAAAGGCATATCGTATGGTTGCTCCAGAATTAATTGCGGTTATTAAAAAAGCATTGGTCAATATACGCGATTATCATGCAAAGCAGAAACAGTATAGCTGGTTTGATTCCAAACCGGATGGTACCTTGCTAGGTCAGAAAGTATCTGCATTATCACAGGTTGGTGTCTATGTTCCGGGAGGAAAAGCAGTTTATCCATCGAGTGTCTTAATGAATGTAGTGCCAGCTAAAGTAGCAGGAGTCGACAAGATTATAATGACCACCCCACCAGATGCTAATGGGGATGTATATCCGACAACTTTAGTGGCCGCTAAGGAAGCCGGTGTAGATGAAATCTATAAGGTTGGTGGAGCGCAGGCAATTGCTGCATTGGCTTTTGGAACAGAATCGATACCGAAAGTTGATAAGATCGTGGGACCGGGTAATATCTTTGTAGCATTAGCGAAAAAGGCAGTTTACGGTCATGTATCAATTGATTCCATTGCGGGCCCAAGTGAGATCCTGGTATTAGCAGATGAGACTGCTAATCCAAAGTTTGTTGCTGCAGACCTTCTCTCTCAGGCCGAGCATGACGAACTAGCTTCTGCAATTTTAGTAACAACGAGTCAGGAATTAGCGGAAAAAGTATCAGCAGAAGTCGATCAATTTGTACAAAAACTATCGAGAAAAGCAATTCTAGAAAAATCACTTGAGAATTATGGTTATATTCTAATTGCAGATCAGATGGAAGATGCCATCTCGATCACAAATGAAATCGCATCGGAACATTTAGAGATCGTGACTAAGGATCCGTTCCAGGTAATGACTAAAATAAGGAATGCAGGAGCAATATTCCTTGGAGAGTACTCATCAGAGCCGCTTGGAGATTACTTTGCAGGACCCAATCATGTACTTCCAACGAATGGAACAGCAAAGTTCTTTTCGCCATTAGGAGTTGATGATTTTATCAAGAAATCAAGCATTATATCATATTCAAAAGAGGCTTTAGAGCCAATCCATAAGGATATTATCCAGTTTGCAAAATCAGAGCAATTAACCGCACATGCGAACTCGATCGCAGTTCGTTTTGGAGAAGAGATATAA
- a CDS encoding phosphoribosylformimino-5-aminoimidazole carboxamide ribotide isomerase, which produces MRLFPVLDIKGGNCVRMQQGQVMDMEVLSHFPGRIARKFEEMGASYIHVVDVDGAILGRGVNDDCIREIVDSVSIPVQVGGGIRSIKDIENKLNLGVSRVIIGTLAVQNPAFVKDAITTFGADKIVVGIDAKNGMVAIEGWEKMSTYNAISLAKKMCEVGARTIVYTDILKGGMLAGPSTDYAKEIKRETGLEVIISGGVSSMKDLEIISGEDLNGVLIGKAIYDHKIDLKNAIELFEEGE; this is translated from the coding sequence ATGAGACTATTCCCAGTACTAGATATTAAAGGCGGTAATTGCGTTAGAATGCAGCAGGGTCAAGTAATGGATATGGAAGTGTTGTCCCATTTTCCAGGAAGGATTGCAAGAAAGTTCGAGGAGATGGGCGCATCCTATATTCATGTGGTTGATGTAGACGGCGCAATACTTGGCCGAGGCGTGAATGATGACTGTATTAGAGAAATCGTGGATTCGGTTTCAATACCCGTCCAAGTTGGTGGTGGAATCCGTTCCATTAAAGATATTGAGAATAAATTGAACTTAGGTGTCAGCAGAGTGATCATTGGTACCCTAGCAGTTCAAAATCCCGCTTTTGTGAAGGATGCAATCACTACATTCGGTGCAGATAAAATTGTCGTGGGTATCGATGCAAAAAATGGAATGGTTGCGATTGAAGGTTGGGAAAAGATGAGTACATATAATGCAATATCACTTGCAAAGAAAATGTGTGAGGTCGGCGCCCGGACAATCGTTTATACAGATATTTTAAAAGGCGGAATGCTTGCAGGTCCAAGTACGGATTATGCAAAAGAAATTAAAAGAGAAACAGGATTAGAAGTTATTATCTCTGGTGGTGTCTCTTCAATGAAAGATTTGGAGATTATCTCAGGAGAAGATTTAAACGGAGTGTTAATTGGTAAAGCCATTTATGATCATAAAATTGACTTGAAGAATGCCATTGAATTATTTGAAGAAGGAGAATAA
- a CDS encoding acetyltransferase: protein MWSVGRFSYPLTREQLKSFQTEYEEKPDGFRLAAVLSDGSLAGQITFRQVDYQEDYAYIGFIVIDPLLRGQGMGHKMIAKVVGYAFDVLGVSCVRLGVLASNDAAIHCYKAVGFKLEEIKADYVTYNEESWDLYQIAIRKE from the coding sequence ATGTGGTCTGTCGGAAGGTTTTCCTATCCATTAACAAGAGAACAGTTAAAGAGTTTTCAAACAGAATACGAGGAGAAGCCAGATGGATTCCGTCTGGCTGCCGTATTATCAGATGGAAGCCTTGCAGGACAGATTACCTTTCGTCAGGTCGATTATCAAGAAGATTATGCCTATATCGGATTTATAGTAATTGACCCTTTATTACGAGGGCAGGGCATGGGACATAAGATGATCGCAAAGGTAGTAGGCTATGCGTTTGATGTATTAGGAGTAAGTTGCGTTCGCTTAGGTGTGTTAGCTTCTAATGATGCGGCCATCCATTGTTATAAAGCAGTAGGATTTAAGTTAGAAGAGATAAAAGCTGATTATGTTACATATAACGAAGAGTCTTGGGACTTATATCAAATCGCTATTAGAAAAGAATAA
- a CDS encoding transcriptional regulator — translation MTLKDIAEEAGVSAVTVSNVINGKHKKVSQDTIDRVNQIIEKYNFIPNASARSLAIKSSRIIGVIIPNVRKDDNILTSPYDAEIIGIIERVIREKGYYLMFRCASNYHEVCNILKMWNVDGAIISGIGKEYIDYLEEHLTMPILYLDCNTDDERILRVDTNDYKGGFLATNYLIKNGHRKIAFCGPDLSVDSGVLKNRYIGYQDALSNAEIPFNPDYIFAGDVTYEQGLKIGTFLSKGNTDITAVFACADIIAFGIMDGFRANGKKIPDDCSIIGYDNLSICRYTTPKLTTIGQDIVKKGEYASNLLIDIIEGQKTEKRRTLLDVHIIERQTVKKRN, via the coding sequence ATGACATTAAAAGATATCGCAGAAGAAGCCGGTGTAAGTGCTGTAACAGTCAGCAATGTCATAAACGGTAAACACAAGAAGGTATCACAAGACACGATCGACCGTGTTAACCAGATTATTGAAAAGTATAATTTCATTCCCAATGCTTCCGCTAGAAGTTTAGCAATCAAATCAAGCCGGATCATTGGTGTCATCATTCCAAACGTAAGGAAAGATGACAATATTCTTACAAGCCCCTATGATGCAGAGATCATCGGTATCATAGAACGAGTTATTCGAGAAAAAGGCTATTATCTTATGTTCCGATGTGCTTCTAATTATCATGAAGTATGTAACATCTTAAAGATGTGGAATGTCGACGGTGCCATCATATCCGGTATCGGCAAGGAATATATCGATTACTTGGAAGAGCATCTTACCATGCCGATTCTTTATCTTGACTGTAATACTGATGACGAACGAATTCTTCGCGTTGACACAAACGACTATAAGGGTGGTTTTCTCGCCACTAATTATTTAATTAAAAATGGTCATCGAAAGATCGCCTTTTGCGGCCCAGACCTCTCTGTTGATTCCGGTGTCCTAAAAAACCGATATATCGGATATCAAGATGCTCTTAGTAATGCAGAGATTCCATTCAATCCCGATTACATCTTTGCTGGTGATGTAACCTATGAACAAGGTCTAAAGATCGGAACCTTTCTAAGTAAAGGCAATACTGATATTACAGCAGTTTTTGCTTGTGCCGATATTATTGCCTTTGGCATTATGGATGGCTTTCGTGCAAATGGTAAAAAAATTCCTGATGACTGTTCTATCATTGGGTATGATAATTTATCCATCTGCCGATATACGACACCAAAATTGACAACAATTGGTCAAGATATTGTAAAAAAAGGAGAATATGCATCCAATCTTCTAATCGATATTATCGAAGGGCAAAAAACCGAAAAAAGACGAACTTTATTAGATGTACATATTATTGAACGACAAACAGTCAAAAAAAGAAACTGA
- a CDS encoding ATP phosphoribosyltransferase — protein sequence MKYITFALAKGRLAKKTLEMLETIGITCEEMKDKDSRKLIFVNEELKLRFFLAKATDVPTYVEYGAADIGVVGKDTILEEGRKMYEVLDLGIGKCKMCVAGPKEAKGLLSHGELIRVATKYPNIAKDYFYHKKHQTVEIIMLNGSIELAPIVGLSEVIVDIVETGSTLRENGLVVLEDICPLSARMVVNQVSMKMEDERITKIIHELKQVIN from the coding sequence ATGAAATATATCACATTTGCTCTAGCGAAGGGACGTCTAGCGAAAAAAACGTTAGAAATGTTGGAAACGATCGGAATTACATGTGAGGAGATGAAAGATAAAGATTCTAGAAAGTTGATCTTTGTAAATGAAGAGTTAAAGTTACGCTTTTTCTTAGCCAAAGCAACGGATGTTCCGACTTATGTCGAATATGGTGCGGCAGATATTGGTGTCGTCGGGAAAGATACTATCTTAGAAGAAGGTCGGAAGATGTATGAAGTGCTGGATTTGGGAATTGGAAAGTGCAAAATGTGCGTTGCTGGTCCGAAAGAAGCAAAAGGCTTATTATCTCATGGCGAGTTGATCCGCGTGGCTACGAAATATCCCAATATTGCGAAAGATTACTTTTACCATAAGAAGCATCAAACGGTAGAGATCATTATGCTAAATGGATCGATCGAGTTAGCACCGATCGTAGGACTCTCAGAAGTGATTGTAGATATTGTCGAAACAGGATCGACATTAAGAGAAAACGGATTAGTAGTATTAGAGGATATTTGTCCATTGTCAGCAAGAATGGTCGTAAATCAAGTTAGCATGAAGATGGAAGATGAGCGAATTACTAAAATCATTCATGAACTGAAACAGGTAATCAATTAA
- a CDS encoding ATP phosphoribosyltransferase regulatory subunit has translation MSNEDYKFSEGYAANGLLHTPEGVRDIYNAECEQKLSIQDRIHHVMHLYGFKDIQTPSFEFFDIFNKERGTTPSKEMYKFFDRDNNTLVLRPDITPSIARCAAKYYKEERLPIRFCYIGNTYINNSKYQGKLKETTQVGAELINEATVDADAEMLALCIESLLKVGLTEFRVEVGHADFLNGIIEEAGFNEEEAVKLKTSIENKNIFGVEELVENHDMAVSLKQLILKLPELFGDYDNLLYARERIKNEKAIKAIDRLIELTNILDSYGYKPYVSFDLGMLSKYNYYTGIIFKAYTYGTGDVIVTGGRYDNLVGQFGKKAAAIGLAIVVDQLMIALSRQKIDIPVKENNLLILYNESTQETAIALGKFYRNHDKCVELLRIDTTWNQEEYQAYAQRNHNKQMILLENNEEATVLELSSMQIAQIEVASLYEMGRLS, from the coding sequence ATGAGTAATGAAGATTACAAGTTTTCGGAGGGTTATGCTGCAAATGGTCTATTACATACTCCGGAAGGTGTCAGAGATATTTATAATGCAGAATGTGAACAGAAACTGTCAATTCAAGATCGGATTCATCATGTGATGCATTTATATGGTTTCAAAGACATTCAGACTCCCTCTTTTGAGTTCTTTGATATCTTTAATAAGGAGCGGGGAACGACGCCATCGAAGGAGATGTATAAATTCTTTGATCGTGATAATAATACATTAGTATTACGTCCGGATATTACGCCATCGATCGCACGCTGTGCTGCAAAATACTATAAAGAGGAACGACTTCCTATCCGCTTTTGCTATATTGGAAATACCTATATTAATAATTCCAAGTATCAAGGGAAATTGAAGGAGACGACTCAGGTTGGTGCAGAGCTGATCAATGAAGCGACAGTGGATGCAGATGCCGAGATGCTTGCTCTATGTATCGAGAGTCTTTTAAAAGTTGGGTTAACAGAGTTTCGAGTAGAAGTCGGCCACGCTGATTTTTTGAATGGGATCATTGAGGAGGCTGGTTTTAACGAGGAAGAGGCTGTTAAACTAAAGACATCTATTGAAAATAAGAATATTTTTGGAGTCGAGGAGTTGGTTGAAAACCACGATATGGCTGTTTCGTTAAAACAACTCATCCTCAAATTACCAGAGTTATTTGGTGATTATGATAATTTACTATATGCAAGGGAACGAATCAAAAACGAAAAGGCGATAAAAGCAATTGATCGTCTGATCGAGCTGACGAATATTCTAGACAGCTATGGATATAAGCCTTATGTATCCTTCGATCTAGGAATGTTAAGCAAATATAATTATTACACAGGCATTATTTTTAAAGCCTATACATATGGAACAGGCGATGTGATCGTAACAGGAGGCAGATATGATAATCTGGTAGGACAGTTTGGCAAAAAAGCAGCTGCTATCGGATTGGCCATTGTTGTGGATCAACTAATGATCGCTCTATCAAGACAGAAAATAGATATCCCTGTCAAAGAAAACAATCTTTTAATTCTTTATAATGAATCTACTCAAGAGACTGCAATTGCTCTTGGAAAATTCTATCGTAATCATGATAAATGCGTCGAACTACTAAGAATAGATACTACTTGGAATCAAGAAGAGTATCAGGCATATGCACAGCGGAACCATAATAAGCAGATGATCCTATTGGAGAATAACGAGGAGGCTACGGTGCTTGAACTATCATCAATGCAGATAGCTCAAATTGAGGTGGCGAGTCTATATGAGATGGGGAGGTTATCATGA